The genomic DNA AAAAACATAGATAATTGTTTCTTCCTGGAAGTCAAATTAATTGGACGAAACCACTTCTTCTCACTTTAAATCAAGGACATACTATTGTAGCGAATTCGGGGGGTAGCCCCAACCTGGACTCGAACCGAGGTCCAATGACTGTCAAGCCAATACGTTAACCGTTACGCCAAGAGGTTTAAGTGTTGAGTTAAGGTTGCTACAATATGGTATACAGTGGACCAGGTCCTCAGCCTAATCCCTCCTGCCACAAAAGTTACACAGTTACATGTCCAAATCAGCCAAAGTGTGTAcgacacaggcagcccaattcagatattttttgccactaattggtcttttgaccaaacaCATCAGAtctttcacatcagctctttttcagagctgatctgattggtcaaaagaccaattagtgaaaaagattgcagaattgggctgcctgtgtaaacgctgcCACATGTGTGAGAAGCTTGGTCTGTGAATACAGGGAAACTTGTCCATGGGTCAGAGCCTGACAATGATGGTGAAATATGTCTCTAAATTACATTTAAAGGTTTTGAAAATCGGTTTAAAAatcttgtttttactattttgcaCATTTTGTATTACATTTCTCAAATTAATAGGTAACAGGTTAATAAAAATGATCAATATGGTGCATGGTTATCCCTTATTAATTATTTCTTTGCAACTTTTTCACTGTTTTGGTAGTGAATAATTTAGTGTCTAGTAAGGAATTCACAAAACTATTTAAAATATGCAATACAAACAGTGTGTGAATAGTAGATATGTCTAACCCCAATTTGAATGAACCACTGTATTTTAACACTCACCTATAATATAATAGCTAGCTATAGCAGGTGCGATTTGAGAAGTGTTTTGATAGTATTTAAACTCAGTATTATATTTTGTCTATTAGTTCTTACCTTGGTTTCCTTCACCCCCACTGCACTCTGGTCAGAAGTATAGAATAAATTACATGTTATTTCATTAAGTAGCATTGCTTCCTCGACCTGTTGGACAATCAACAGAGATTGTGAAGAACGTTTCAATGAGGAACCCGTGTCAAGCCAACTAAAAAAAAAACACGTTTAAACTGAGGACAGGTAGATGACAGAAAAGTAagtgcagagagagaaaacaggtgaGTAGTACACAAAATGCAAAGTGGAGTTTCCATGACAAGATTTAGGCTCAGgctgaagcatttattttatacttataaacatatatttaattATAGGTATTCaggtaaaacatttttgtaaacttttttttggggggggtacaaATTATACTGTTGTATGTCAAGGCTCACAAATGAGTTTATCAAAGCTGATATACAGTACCcttcaaaagttaggacacacctactcattcaaggggttttctttatttttactattttctacattgtagaattatagtgaagacatcaaaactatgaaataacacatatgtattcatgtagcaaccaaaaaagtgataaacaaatcaaaatatattttatatttgagattcttcaaagtagccatcccgTGCCTTGATttcaactttgcacactcttggcaaaacccatcaagcactatgatgaaactggctctcatgaggaccgccacaggaaaggaagacccagagttacctctgctgcagaggataagtttattataataactgcacctcagattgcagcccaaataaattcttcatagagttcaagtaacagacacatctcaacatcaactgttcagaggagactgcgtgaatcaggccttcatggttgaattgctgcaaagaaaccactactaaaggacaccaataagaagaagagacttgcttgggcaaagaaacacgaacaatggacattagaccggtggaaatctgtcctttggtctgatgagttaaaATTAGAGATTTTGgattctaaccgccgtgtctttgtgagacgcagagtaggtgaacggatgatctctgcatgtgtggttcccaccgtgaagcatggaggaggaggtgtgatggtgtggtagtgctttgctggtgacactgtcagtgatttacttagaattcaaggcacacttaaccagcatggctaccacagcattctgcagtgatacgtcatcccatctgtttgcgcttagtgggactatcatttgtttttcaacaggtcaatgacccaaaacacacctccaggctgtgtaagggctatttggccaggtagagtgatggagtgctgcatcagatgacctggccttcacaattatctgacctcaacccaattgagatggtttgggatgagttggaccgcagagtgaaggaaaaacagccaacaagtgctcagcatatgtgggaactccttcaggactgttggaaaagcattccaggtgaagctggttgagagaatgccaagagtgtgcaaagttgtcatcaacgcaaagggtggctactttgaagaatctaaaatccaaaatatattttcatttgtttaacacttttttggttactacatgattccatatgtgttatttcatagtttttcatagtttgtagaaaatagtcaaaataaagaaaaatccttgaatgagtaggtgtgtccaaacttttgactggtactgtacattacgaTAATATAGTATAATGTAATACTATAATACTAATATAATACCATATAATAATACAGCCTGCACAGGGACTACagatgaaaatgtgttgtttagcTAAATCTTGAACTATTACTAatccaaaataaatacataaaataaattacaattcAATACTTCTATACTGTATATGTGGCCTACTCAACAGTCTAGTCCAGGCCTTGTGTAATCTKTACATGGAAACTCCAGGATAGAGTTAAAGAAACTGAGATAGACTTCAATCTGCAGAGGACGATTAGACtttatggaaaataaaataaattggttAAAATGTGAGGAGTGAAATTATAAGGTAAGTACTGCTcaacacacagcgagagagaggaaaagagagaaagagagagaaagcgagagagatagaaagaaacagTTATTCGTTTTTAGTATTTGTTTAGATTATTAAAGAACACTGCTttaaaggggagagaaagaagaaaacaacAGGAATGGATTGTTCCGTTTTAAGTTAATGTCTGCTGCGTTGAGGAACACACTTTCTCCAGCGTCCAGCTAATTCTCCCCATTCTACAAGGAGATACAAAAAACATGGACATATTAACGTTGGGAACAGTGGTGGGTTGGGGATAGGATAGGAGGTAGGGAAGGGGACAAGAGAGGAATTGTGGGAACTGGGAATGTTTCACAGAACAGACATGGTTGGTTAGACGCTGTCAGCCACGGAGGAGACGTCTCACCAAGAACTTGCGTTTCTGTTTCCAGTGGTTGCCCTGGGCGTTAGTTGACATGTGGGCCTCGGTGACCATGCGGATCAGGTCCCACTCCTCCTGGGACGGCTCAGGCCGGTCCCACACCGTCTTCTGGAGCTCATCCTTCCGCCGCCGCTCACGGTTCTCCTCGATCAACTTCCGCTTGGCGAGCCGCTTGCTGTCGTCCAGCACCACTGGGAGGGAGTGGTGGAGGTGTAGAGgatgggagggggtggaggaggaggaggtgttaggGATTGGGGGGAAGGGTGAAGTGGTAAGGCGAGAGAGGGTCAAAGAGGGAAGCAAGGAGTCACGAACGGAGAGGGGATTGAGAGGGAGGGGATCAAGCGCAAAAAGAAGCAAGAGAGTAAGTCTACAACAAGTTTAAGTTCAAGGTTAAGTTTAAGCATCAGACAATTAAAATCGTTGACATAGTGTCACGCGATAGAACGCTACATTGTAGCTGCTCCCATCAGACAACCTGGCACGTTTTAGTCCTATGCTAAGCTCACCAGGTGGTAGTGATTATTTCCTGTATCAAAATCCTCATCAGCCTATCAAAGATCTTAAACTCTTTCTCAACAAACCAATGGCAGttcttaaaataggtcaactCAGCCACCAGAGGGATACATGTAAAACTTGAATTTGGAGGTTTACATGAATTCCTCTGGTGGCCGACTTGACCTATTTTAAGAACGGCCACTGCTATTTTAAGAACGGCCACTGCTATTTTAAGAACGGCCACTGCTATTTTAAGAACGGCCACTGctattttaagaaaataaatgttCTATTGGTCGCAAGTATGGCCCCATACAATTTACAATACATACAATATACAATTCAAAACATATGCACTCTGCCTCCGATATTACACTGATAATATCCATAATTAAAACATGATctgtcaataaataaataataatacaaatttgaTAACAGAAGTAAAAACAGAGAAAGCATGATAGAAATTGCACAATAAAACAAGAATGAAGAAAGAATGAGCTTTTTAGAGTGTTTGTAAAGAGTAATGAATGAGACAGTCTATTCCTGTTATGAGGAGTCATGACATTAGTTCTCCCTATCTCTGTACTCAAACAGGTAGGTTAAGCAGCTCTCCGTGACGAGCCGTGATGATCAAGTTCAGTTAACAGATCTCTCAGGTAGATTGGAGCATATTTATTGAGACACATTTTTAGAGCAATCAGAACTAGTGCTAGTTAGTtcatttgttaaatccattttttcCCCAGCTGCCATAGTGGTGTTAGTGAATGTCCTCTCAATTAAATATGAACGCTACATTATTATAATTGTATTATACATCTCACTCTAGAAGAAGAAACATCCTCTCTAAAAGGTATTCTGGGGAACTAAACTAAGCAGAATACTACTTACAGTCTGTTGCCATGCCGACAGCGATGCACTTCTTGAAGCGACATTCCTGGCACTGGTTCCTGGTCACTTTATCGATGACGCACTTTGCCTCGTACTTACAAGCGTACGTCGGGTTCAGGTTCTTCTGGATCGTCCGCCGGAAGAAACCCTTTGGGAAAAATGATAAACGAAATGTTTGAAAGGGAATTTCCGGAACACAATGATCTAAAAAAGTATATTTCATAGAATTTTTCAATTGATGGATACTGCTGAAACCATGTCAGGGAGTTAAGTGTTGGTATCATTACATATGCTATTAATACATATGTCCAGTGTTGGTATTACCTTGCATCCTTCACAGGTGATACAGCGATAGTGATATCCTGTAGCTTTATCCCCACATACTACACATAACTCATCCTTGTCCAGGTAACTGGGGATGTACCCTAACAAGACAGAAAGAGATCAAACATAAAGACATCATATAGGgaaagttgtacaactgaatgccttcaactgaaatgtgtcttccacatttaacccaacccctctgaatcagagaagtgccATAATCGATATTCACGTCTTCAGGGCGCGGGGAACAGTGYGTTAactgaacgacagatttttaScttgtcagctcagggattcgatccagcaacctttcggtaactggcccaatgctctaaccactaggctacctgccgccccatatatgCCAGTGACGATCTGTTAACAGGGACACAACTATACTTATGTTGGATACAAACAGCATTCAGAAACAACCAATTATGTATGCCAGGAATGCCTGTATCGTTACCAGATTTCCCTATGGGACAATAAAGTACTCATTTACTACTCTCTGACCACAAGCAGACCACTGAACATGATCTTTGTAGACACTGCAACTTAGAAACAAAGAGGTGATTTCCACCAGATGTGTTTAACATCATTCATTTCAACACAAAGTTCTCCAAAAGGGCCTAAAGTGTGTAGCACTAAGAAGTTAAGAAGCAGAGGTAACAAGAGTTAAAAAGGTAGGGTCAGTGAGGGCAAGGCTGGGGGCTTAGCCCACTGAGAGAGGTGATCCAGCCCGGACACACGAGCAGGGTGGCATGCATGGGGGCTGTCAGAGtgcgggaggggaggggggtaggaggaggaggagggtgggggcaGAGGTCAATAAATGATCAATACGAGTCGAGGGGAGTCAGGGCCAAGCCATCAACCAGCAAGCTCCAGCCTTCTGTTACCCTGTCTGTAGGCTTGCTCCCTGCACCAGCAatcaatacacagacacacaaagcacAAAATGCAACAGGTTCTCTGGCTCCGGGTCAGTTCTGGCACGGTATGACACCTTAGGTCAACTTGGATTTACTGTAGTCCAAACTAAAGCCTGATCAAAGGAGCTCAGGTTGTCAACACAATTAATTCCCACCCGTGAATTTAATAGCAAACCATTATGATAGACGCTAAGAACACTGTTCAGGACAATCAAATGCAGAGACACTGACAATTGAGAAGTTTACCAACAAGTMTTTTCAAAGTCCATGGACTTGTAATATGTTGGTGGTCTGAATTTGCCTTTAAACTTCAAGAGGGCTTAGTTTGAAAGTGAATACATAGTTCAATGTACATAACTACAAACTGTTCCTAATGGGTTGACTTATCAAACGATAAACTCACAGTACTCAGTGTTTAGGTGTTAATAACCATATAGTATCAGAATCACTATGATTATAGTGTATCAAAAGTCACTACGATATTATGTATACACATACGAGCAAGGTTCAACACTGAAACAGTTTGCAATGAGATAAATCACTGTTCAAGCCAAACTAGACTAGCATACATCAAATACCAACAATATCAGGTCAGATTTTGTCCTTCATCAACAGGAAATATTTGTGCACTTGTCGCACGTCTCTACAAATGCATTCCAACACAAGCTGTCAGGATGTCACCCCATCACGCCACCAGGTTAGTCCCTACCTTTCAGCTTGTCATGCCATCAAAATAATCCCTAGTACTTCCAGGTTCTACTGCCAGAAGTACTGCTCCCTGCTCCCAACTCCCTACCTTTCTTGTTGACCTCTTGCATCCACTGCATGTGGGAGAAGTCAGGCTTCCCCTCAGAATAGTAGTCGGGCTGGTGGTTGTAGTGGCTGAGAGGCACTTCCATGGTGCAGTATTCACTTTTGAACACGGGGTTGGGTCCTGGGTAGGAGCAGGCGTAGGGCTGGCTGGGTGGCCAAGCCTGCTCCATGCAGGGAGGGTGGATCTGGTGCATGGGCTGGGGCTCACAGTGCCCGTACCCCCCGGGATCATCACCTCCATACATGCAGTACTCCCCACCGCCCTGCATCGGGTAGCCACCGCCCACGCCATGAGGCATCTCATACATGTCAGGCATGCAGTAGTTCATGATGGCCAACGACTGCACCGAAGGCAGGTAGGCTCATACAAAAGGCTGATGAAggccaaaaaaagaaaagaagccTGGAGACGATGTTACGTATCAACTCAGAGCTAAGCCTAATTAATTCAGCGTTATGTTAAATTACTCTAGATAAATAATTAAACGATTGATACGGATATGATAATAAACTGGTGTACGGAGCAGGTAGGGGCTATGTTGGTAGAATGAGTCTTATATACCGAGTCCTTGGGCCCACCCCTACAGTACAACCCCTAGCACGTACTCGCCCGGCCCCACCCCACCCGCACAGCGCCCTACCAGCCGAATGGGGCAGGAGCTTTATGACGACGTGAGATTTCTAATCTGACTCTGTAAATCCCAGAagtggaacagacagacagcaacaagATGGTGATGTTCTCGCAGATTAAAGCCTTGATTGATGTGCCTCACCAACCACCATCACCTAGTCATAGACATATGGTGCTGTGCCGCTGGCAGAAGTTAACAACAAACAAAGAcagtacaaaataacaaaagaaaagTAATCCAAAATACTTTTCTGGCATAAGAGTATGAATAAGTAGTAGCGGACAGTCTCGGGAGAAGTTTAGTTTGGTTTGGTTCGTCAACACCTGGTGAGTCAATTCCATTTGACACTTAGATCTGGATGATAAACAATATCATGCACATTAGAGAATCTCAGAATAATCGGGTTTAGCCTTCTTAGGCCTATTTCAGTGATTTATGTCACACACAAACTCAGAACACCTGTCTTCAATTCACATCAATCAACATGAAACCCACGTAAtcccaaacttttcactggtaatAAAGTAAAACTTAGACTTCACTTCAGACTAGAATAGAATAGTTAATTTACAAGGGTTAAGTTATACCAACATTGTCATAAAATGAAGACCACCACACTGCAATCCATCATGGACAACACAACCCAGCTAAAAACAACTTGCTTACTAGGTCAGTGAAACATCAGAAACTTCTATAACTCATTAGAAACCCCTGCATACCCCGTGAATTACTGATTATAATCTAGCAATACCCTTTCACAAGTGTATTACAATGATAACATTAGAGGAGCTAAGTGCAATGGTTCAAGATCATATATAATGATCAAATGTTGAAATAAATGGAACACTGAAGTTATATTCTTCTGGTGTTGATTGCATATGACTTTCTTCTTTGAGTCAGAATATAAGAAAGAAACAAAACTTTTTATTCTCTGATACTCTGTTATAGTTTGATCAACAGGTTGAATTTCAATGGGAGGCGCCATGTGCCAAATAACCTTATCGTATGTTAATCTTCAGACATTCAGCCATATTGATTATGGTTCACAGGATAAGCCTTATGGCAGAGGGGAAGGCGGTACCGATATTTTCTAATTGGACAATCAAAGTAGATGGACTAACTAAGTACAAACATATGCTTGATCACACTTAAGGTTATTTTCTTGCTAAGATATGATTGGCTAAACTTTTTGATGAGATCTTTGAAACACACTACATGTTACTTAATAAAgttccaaaaataaataataaagtaataataaCAATGTCCAAATAACTATATCAGAGTTTCAAGTAGTGTTTGATCATTTGATATTATTCAGTTTAACAACTGAAAAAGTTTTTGGTTAACATTAGGTCTAGTGGACACAATTGCTAGAGGTCTACAAGAGAATAATAAGAGCTGTATTTTATGCATTTCAAATTGACAGAAGAAATACATTTAATATCAATTCAGTCCAAACAAGTCAGTCAAAAAAACAACACCAAATAGCTATAGTATTGTTCCACATTACTAACCATTAGTTGATCAATGACCACCAAGCATCCTGGCCTACATAATACCAATAGCATATACGGTGGGACTACAGAGAGATGCTAAGTATTCTGCTGTTCACCTTGTCTccatttacacacacatttttttaaagaaatcaaTCAAGTTTTAAATCTTAAAGACATGTATTTCTTAATTAGCCATACAGTAGTTTCCCCAAAACATTCATTGTTTATATGAATAAATAATGTACCATTATATTAATCAAATATTGTCTCATACTTTTAGAATTCGAAGATGGCCGCTACACATTTCATTTATTTCGTTTCTgatgttttgtgtgtaaatgtTTATTTCCACCGAGGATTGTGTACTTGTCTTTAACGCACCCAATTAACCAACCAATCAATTAACTGATGTTTGATATAGGAATACTTAACTGCAGTGGCATCACACACGAGCGTACATATAACTGACAAAATAACGGAAACAgctgagtaaatgagggatacaaggaaagcaggtgcttccacagttgtggttcctgagttaaataagcaattatttcaatatttatttaggTGTACATTTAGCAGATATTCTAATAATTGATCAATCAATGACCATGCTCTTATTGATAGCTCTTACAgttttttcaattgctaacaagcATCGGTCAATACCGAAGccattttttcaaaactcttcacacagtctgcattaccaacatgcatcttggccaaacagttaatctcacctccaaaactcacccaaaccaccaaaacacttcatacatgtctcaaaataAACTCGTTCGACCAGAACACTGGCAACAGTTCTCACTCAGAAAGCGTACGTTGTCactcataacacactgacctaaaaCACTAACAACAGGGAGCATTACATGAATTATGAACTTTTCTCTTTGAAGTTTGAATGATTTTCACATAAATCAGTATTTCATTACAGAATAAGAATAACACCATTTCACTTTATTGACTGTACTGAAGTATATGTAACAACAATGAATCAGAAATGCCGCAATTTGCTTCAATAGCCTTTACTTTTTCTATATCTTTGCATAtagtaatttaaaaataaaaagttgaaaCAAAAAACTAATTCCTGAAATTCCAGGGCTGTGAGGGtcctagttctcatcaacatgtatagtataacactcatactgtacagtactgtgagggtcctagttctcatcaacatgtattagtgataacactcatactgtacagtactgtgaggtttctagttctcatcaacatgtatagtataacactcatactgtacagtactgagggtcctagttctcatcaacatgtatagtataacactcattactgtacagtactgtgaggggtctagttctcatcaacatatattagtataacactcatactgtacagtactgtgagggtcctagttctcatcaacatgtatagtataaacactcatactgtacagtactgtgagggtcctagttctcatcaacatgtatagttaacactcatactgtacagtactgtgagggtcctattctcatcaacatgtatagtataacactcatactgtacagtactgtgagggtcctagttctcatcaacatgtatagtataacactcatactgtacagtactgtgagggtcctagttctcatcaacatgtatagtataacactcatactgtacagtactgtgaggttctagttctcatcaacatgtatagtataacactcatactgtacagtactgtgagggttctagttctccctctctcctgcatttgGCCACAAGTTCTCATCAACACACTTCTTATGTCTCTTCTGGCGATGCATCTTGTAAAGTATCTTCTGAATGTCTAatccaaccctggcagtcttcaggagaagtgtctccacaccctggcagtcttcaggagaagtgtctccacacaccctggcagtcttcaggagaagtgtctccacaccctggcagtcttcagggaGAAGTGTCTCACACCCTGCTGttagtcttcaggagaagtgtctccacaccctggcagtcttcaggagaagtgtctccacaccctggtagtcttcaggagaagtgtctccacaccctggcagtcttcaggagaagtgtctccacaccctggcagtcttcaggagaagtgtctccacaccctggtagtcttcaggagaagtgtctccacaccccgcATTCATGGCCTCCAGTCAGGACATCTGGTCATGTGGAtagtggtcataaaccttccacctccacgcagagacagactcctctatggggtttaggaaggGGTAGTTTGGAGGCAGGAATAGTACTGACATCCTGGGATGTGCAGCAAACCAGTCTgactgcagcagagtggtggaatgccacattatcccacacaacaacgaaggtaggggagtttcttgcccctctctcctccactggcACAAGTTGATTATGCAGATCATCCAGAAAATAAATGAGCCTCTCTGTATTGTAGAggccaatgagtggtttgtgtaacagcaaaccatcattggacattactgcacacattgtgatgttagctcctctctggcctgggacatccacagttgctctctatccaatcacatttcttcccctgcggcgtgtttttgccaggttgaatccagcttcatcaacaaagatgaatgtatgtgtagcttgcctggcttccatctccattactctctaaaatacagtaaatccacagttttacagtactttacattatgtatagctgtgtatgtaccctgtttggttattgaacagacatcttacctggacatattgataCCGGAGTTCTTTCACACGTTCACCGTTTCTCTCAAAGGGTWCAGGGTACAACTTCCTCACCCTTATTTTATGTTTCTCTGGGACTCTGGTTGTCGTTGTGCTGACCATATTCACATTCCCAAAAGTGATATTGTCTGCCAGCACTCTGTCCCGAATTTCCAGCAGTTTTATTGCATTGTTGCCAATTACCATGTCAACAATGGCAATTTCCTGTGCATCTGATaatattctgcctctccctcctgtgggaggcaacctttggatcctactgaaaaacacaaaacaatcaatatatttcaaaatgtcagtacatgtaaaaatgtgaccatactgtattgtactgtattatgaagttcaattatcattgaaggatgcacatctcacctgttgttttgccaGAAAATTTGTACTATTGATGCAATTGTTGAATGCTGCAGATTTGGTTGCACCCTTAAACCggcctctctcaaagagagaccccagctcttggtcttcctctcctttgtcctccYRgcattctccctctccctgccactcttctttccccaccaacctgtcttcTTTGATCCATGTTTCTAAACTAAATCATTCCAAAGCTGTCCTCTTTTGTATGTTTGGTAACGAGACTAAAAACAGGACACTTGGGTAGGCTTTCAGCTGAAAttgcaatcagctgtgtttggaatgattaaatattctgcttagattttctaaatgttttaatctggttactgcagaaatgcacaacatttgccatcattctgttttgaatgtgtttttaacagtttGGGAAACAGTCTGTTAGCATTTGAAAACGTGCTGCAAATATATAGTTTAGCAGGTGGTGGAGTATGAATGAGAAAATAGTTATTGGATTTCGGAGAATGTGGTCATTGatgcattttgtgtgaaagcaatgaaaaatgattcacagtttggtccacatacacttctgtttcgctgactgtgtgaagagttttgacaatgtgacttcagttttgaccaatgCATGTTAGCAATTCAAAAAAACTGTAACTAAACATTAATTATAGACTAAACAGAGCAGGGCAAAATGCAAGGTAACAAGTCAAATATTTTACCTGGCTATGTGCCAATGATACATACTTATTAAGATGAATAAATTATTGCATCTAATTAATTCAAATCTAATAACCACAAATAATTGTAAAt from Salvelinus sp. IW2-2015 linkage group LG31, ASM291031v2, whole genome shotgun sequence includes the following:
- the LOC111955706 gene encoding thyroid hormone receptor beta isoform X2, with product MNYCMPDMYEMPHGVGGGYPMQGGGEYCMYGGDDPGGYGHCEPQPMHQIHPPCMEQAWPPSQPYACSYPGPNPVFKSEYCTMEVPLSHYNHQPDYYSEGKPDFSHMQWMQEVNKKGYIPSYLDKDELCVVCGDKATGYHYRCITCEGCKGFFRRTIQKNLNPTYACKYEAKCVIDKVTRNQCQECRFKKCIAVGMATDLVLDDSKRLAKRKLIEENRERRRKDELQKTVWDRPEPSQEEWDLIRMVTEAHMSTNAQGNHWKQKRKFLVEEAMLLNEITCNLFYTSDQSAVGVKETKPEDIGQAPVINAPEGSKVDIEAFSQFTKIITPAITRVVDFAKKLPMFCELPCEDQIILLKGCCMEIMSLRAAVRYDPESETLTLNGEMAVTRGQLKNGGLGVVSDAIFDLGVSLSSFHLDDSEVALLQAVILLSSAQPFPVCIKNGSPPKGHPTNLTQLWEALESTWASIFWIACLTLYSRVHAPTN
- the LOC111955706 gene encoding thyroid hormone receptor beta isoform X1, producing the protein MNYCMPDMYEMPHGVGGGYPMQGGGEYCMYGGDDPGGYGHCEPQPMHQIHPPCMEQAWPPSQPYACSYPGPNPVFKSEYCTMEVPLSHYNHQPDYYSEGKPDFSHMQWMQEVNKKGYIPSYLDKDELCVVCGDKATGYHYRCITCEGCKGFFRRTIQKNLNPTYACKYEAKCVIDKVTRNQCQECRFKKCIAVGMATDLVLDDSKRLAKRKLIEENRERRRKDELQKTVWDRPEPSQEEWDLIRMVTEAHMSTNAQGNHWKQKRKFLSAVGVKETKPEDIGQAPVINAPEGSKVDIEAFSQFTKIITPAITRVVDFAKKLPMFCELPCEDQIILLKGCCMEIMSLRAAVRYDPESETLTLNGEMAVTRGQLKNGGLGVVSDAIFDLGLSLSSFHLDDSEVALLQAVILLSSDRPGLTSVERIERCQEEFLLAFEHYINYRKHKVAQFWPKLLMKVTDLRMIGACHASRFLHMKVECPNELFPPLFLEVFED